One window from the genome of Candidatus Manganitrophaceae bacterium encodes:
- a CDS encoding cupredoxin domain-containing protein: MNKKKSSLFRVGLLLIILWVALLNLQGADAANKIEFKIPEGRTEFSPKTQQIKMGSQVTWINEDKRTHFLTAADPNRKEPAHVVDDLLIHHLLPPGETFQMQFDKPGTYDFFCAIHMEMRGTLTVTP; the protein is encoded by the coding sequence ATGAATAAAAAAAAGTCGTCCCTTTTTCGAGTCGGTCTGCTCCTCATCATCCTCTGGGTCGCCCTGCTGAATTTGCAGGGGGCCGATGCAGCCAATAAGATCGAATTCAAAATTCCGGAAGGCCGGACCGAGTTTTCACCCAAAACACAACAGATCAAAATGGGGAGCCAGGTCACCTGGATTAATGAAGACAAGCGAACCCACTTTCTGACCGCCGCCGATCCGAACCGGAAAGAGCCGGCGCATGTCGTCGATGATCTTTTGATTCACCATCTCCTTCCCCCCGGCGAGACCTTTCAAATGCAATTTGATAAGCCCGGCACCTACGACTTCTTTTGCGCCATTCACATGGAAATGCGCGGCACGTTGACCGTCACGCCGTAA
- a CDS encoding multidrug efflux RND transporter permease subunit, whose translation MSISEPFIRRPVATTLLTIGLLLAGFAGYRQLPVSALPQVEYPTIVVSTILPGGSADTMASAVTTPLERQFGQMPSLTQMTSVSSFGASQITLQFDLDRNIDAAEQDVQAAINAASNLLPRTLPAPPTYSKSNPADAPILTLAVRSDLLPLSEVNDYADSILAQKMSQVSGVGLVTINGSQKPAVRVQVDPAALAGTGLSLEDVRQVLAQANVNQPKGNIDGPRQNFTLATNDQFLKAASFRPLILAYRNGAPIRLSDVGDVIDGVENTQLAGWANDQRAIIINVQRQPGANVIQTADRVKALLPQLRATLPQGIDVSVLSDRTETVRASVEDVQFTLVLTIVLVVAVMYLFLRSLRATLIPGVAVPLSLIGTFGLMYLAGYSLNNLTLMALTISTGFVVDDAIVMIENIARYIEEGDPPFEAALKGAGQIGFTIVSLTVSLVAVLIPLLFMGGIIGRLFREFAMTLSIAIFVSAILSLTLTAMMCAHILRPHETQQGRFQRALERFFDRMVQIYDRGLKWVLDHQPLTLAVTLATLALTLLLAVMIPKGFFPQQDTGILIGISEAAPDVSFTRMMDRQRALSEVVLTDPDVVSLSSFIGADGTNPTPNSGRMSITLKPRSARRAGAEEIIARLRPKLSEVEGVTLYLQPVQDLQIENRVSSTQFQYTLEDADGNELREWAPKMLQKLRTLPELRDAASDLQLGGLQLALTIDRDAASRLGILPQAIDDTLYDAFGQRIVSTIFTQLNQYRVILEVQPAFQKNVEALHQIYVRSQTGEQVPLSAFVHFEPTSTALAINHQGQFPAVTLSFNLASGTSLGEAVAAIHQAEKEVNLPPGLHAGFVGTAQAFRESLASEPILIVAALLTVYIVLGVLYESYIHPITILSTLPSAGVGAFLALMLCGTEFSIIALIGIILLIGIVKKNAIMMIDFALEAEREQGLSPRESIYQACLLRFRPIMMTTMAALLGGLPLALGSGTGSELRRPLGISIVGGLILSQLLTLYTTTVIYLYMERLRSWAQRRRPAPVAVSSEKG comes from the coding sequence GTGAGCATCTCCGAGCCGTTTATCCGGCGGCCGGTCGCGACGACCTTGCTGACGATCGGTCTGCTCTTGGCCGGGTTTGCGGGGTATCGGCAGCTTCCCGTCTCGGCCCTTCCGCAAGTCGAATATCCAACGATCGTCGTCTCGACGATCCTCCCCGGCGGCAGCGCCGACACGATGGCGTCGGCGGTGACGACGCCGCTGGAGCGGCAGTTCGGCCAGATGCCGTCGCTCACCCAGATGACGTCGGTCTCGAGCTTCGGCGCCTCCCAGATCACCCTTCAGTTTGACCTCGACCGGAATATCGACGCCGCGGAGCAAGATGTGCAGGCCGCCATCAACGCCGCGTCGAACCTCCTTCCCCGGACCCTCCCGGCGCCGCCGACCTACTCGAAGAGCAATCCGGCCGATGCGCCGATTCTGACCCTCGCAGTCCGCTCCGACCTGCTTCCGCTGAGCGAGGTGAACGACTATGCCGATTCGATCCTGGCCCAGAAGATGTCGCAGGTCTCCGGGGTCGGACTCGTCACGATCAACGGCAGTCAGAAGCCGGCCGTCCGGGTGCAGGTCGATCCGGCGGCGCTTGCCGGCACCGGGCTGAGTCTGGAAGATGTCCGGCAGGTGCTGGCGCAGGCCAACGTCAACCAACCGAAAGGAAACATCGACGGCCCCCGGCAGAATTTTACCCTCGCCACCAACGATCAGTTTTTGAAGGCGGCCTCTTTTCGGCCGCTGATCCTCGCCTATCGAAACGGCGCGCCGATTCGCTTAAGCGACGTCGGTGATGTAATCGACGGCGTCGAGAACACTCAGCTTGCCGGCTGGGCGAACGACCAGCGGGCGATCATCATCAACGTCCAACGGCAGCCGGGGGCGAACGTCATCCAGACCGCCGACCGGGTGAAGGCCCTTTTGCCGCAGCTTCGGGCGACGCTGCCGCAAGGGATCGACGTCTCGGTCCTGAGCGATCGGACCGAGACGGTCCGGGCCTCCGTGGAAGATGTCCAATTCACCTTGGTGCTGACCATCGTTTTGGTCGTTGCGGTCATGTATCTCTTTTTGCGAAGCCTCCGGGCGACCCTGATTCCCGGCGTTGCCGTTCCGCTCTCTTTGATCGGCACGTTCGGCTTGATGTACCTCGCCGGCTATAGCCTCAACAATTTAACGTTGATGGCGCTGACGATCTCCACCGGCTTCGTCGTCGACGATGCGATCGTGATGATCGAGAACATCGCCCGATATATCGAAGAGGGGGATCCCCCCTTTGAGGCGGCGCTCAAAGGGGCGGGCCAGATTGGCTTTACGATCGTGTCGCTCACCGTCTCGCTCGTCGCCGTGCTGATCCCGCTGCTCTTCATGGGGGGGATCATCGGCCGGCTCTTCCGCGAGTTTGCGATGACCCTCAGCATTGCCATTTTCGTTTCCGCCATCCTCTCGTTGACGCTGACGGCGATGATGTGCGCGCACATCCTTCGCCCGCACGAAACGCAACAGGGGCGCTTCCAGCGTGCGTTGGAGCGGTTCTTCGATCGGATGGTGCAGATTTATGATCGCGGGCTGAAGTGGGTCCTCGACCATCAGCCGCTCACACTGGCGGTGACGCTGGCGACGCTGGCGCTGACCCTGCTGCTCGCGGTGATGATTCCGAAAGGATTTTTTCCCCAACAAGATACCGGAATCCTGATCGGGATTTCCGAGGCGGCGCCCGATGTGTCGTTCACCCGGATGATGGACCGGCAGCGGGCGCTCTCGGAGGTCGTATTGACCGATCCGGATGTGGTCAGTCTCTCCTCTTTCATCGGCGCCGATGGAACCAACCCGACCCCCAACAGCGGGCGGATGTCGATTACCTTAAAACCGCGGTCGGCGCGCCGGGCGGGCGCCGAGGAAATCATCGCCCGTCTTCGGCCGAAGCTGTCCGAGGTGGAAGGGGTGACCCTTTACCTTCAGCCGGTGCAAGATCTGCAGATCGAAAATCGGGTCAGCAGCACGCAATTCCAGTACACCCTGGAAGATGCCGACGGCAATGAGCTCCGCGAGTGGGCGCCGAAGATGCTCCAGAAATTACGGACCCTCCCGGAGCTGCGGGATGCGGCGAGCGACCTGCAACTCGGCGGCCTACAGCTCGCCCTGACGATCGACCGCGATGCCGCCTCGCGACTCGGCATTCTGCCGCAGGCGATCGACGACACCCTTTACGACGCGTTCGGGCAACGGATCGTTTCGACCATCTTCACTCAGTTGAATCAATACCGGGTGATTTTGGAAGTGCAGCCGGCGTTTCAGAAGAATGTCGAGGCGCTTCACCAAATTTACGTCCGCTCTCAGACCGGCGAGCAGGTCCCACTCAGCGCCTTCGTTCACTTTGAGCCGACCTCCACCGCTCTGGCAATCAACCATCAGGGACAGTTTCCCGCCGTGACGCTGTCATTTAATCTGGCGTCGGGGACGTCGCTCGGCGAGGCGGTCGCGGCGATCCATCAGGCCGAAAAGGAGGTCAATCTTCCCCCCGGCCTCCATGCCGGTTTTGTCGGAACGGCGCAGGCGTTTCGCGAATCGCTCGCCAGCGAGCCGATCTTAATCGTGGCGGCGCTCTTGACCGTCTACATCGTCCTCGGCGTTCTTTATGAAAGTTATATCCATCCGATCACGATCCTCTCCACGCTCCCGTCGGCCGGGGTGGGGGCCTTTTTGGCGCTGATGCTCTGCGGAACCGAGTTCAGCATCATTGCGTTGATCGGGATTATCCTGCTGATTGGAATCGTGAAGAAGAATGCGATCATGATGATCGACTTTGCCCTGGAGGCGGAGCGGGAGCAGGGACTCTCGCCGCGCGAGTCGATCTACCAGGCCTGCCTGCTCCGGTTTCGGCCGATCATGATGACGACGATGGCGGCGCTCCTCGGCGGCCTGCCGTTGGCGCTCGGGAGCGGCACCGGCTCCGAGTTGCGCCGCCCGCTCGGGATCTCCATCGTCGGCGGCCTGATCCTCTCACAGCTGCTGACCCTTTATACCACCACGGTGATCTATCTTTATATGGAGCGGCTTCGGAGCTGGGCGCAGCGCCGGCGGCCCGCGCCGGTCGCCGTCTCGAGTGAAAAAGGATGA
- the hrpB gene encoding ATP-dependent helicase HrpB — MSLPIDEVIPPLRQRLSAHSAVVLQAPPGAGKTTRIPQALLREPWLRDRSILMLEPRRLAARAAAARIAALLGESVGETVGYRIRFETKVSKKTRIEVLTEGILTRRLQSDPALEGVGLVIFDEFHERHLHGDLALALCLDSQRVLRDDLKLLVMSATLEGAAVASLLGDAPVITSQGRQFPVDIRYASRDPEGRLPQVVHQAVLQALDRDPGDLLVFLPGSSEIRRTQALLTPLLSPRRIELFPLYGDLPWEAQDRALRPTTGGRKVVLATPIAETSLTIEGVGVVIDAGFVRVPEFDPARGLTRLTTKRISRASAEQRAGRAGRLGPGICYRLWSEATQRGLMAQPIPEIRTADLTPLALELAQWGVREADTLSWLDPPPQAALAQARRLLTELDALDEAGSITPSGRAMVAFPLHPRLAHMLSRAEARGFGRLACDLAALLSEREILVGDRRRSCNLIDRLEALRAFREEGRAGAASHGADPSACQRVEQAAHQYQRLLRGQKTDAGRDLEQAGLLLAFAYPDRVAQQRAPGEVRYLLASGRGARLPEQEQRLRQPTLVVASLDAGEIEGAIYLAAAVEIDQLRQELAAHVRTEAVIRWDTRQQRVIALKEERLGELVIDSVPLSTPDRERLRGAMLEGVRQLGVAALPWGDEARDWQARVLSLRHWFPEEGWPDLSDVALGETLEEWLAPFLDRFTRREQLKQLDLLAALKARLDWNQGRRLEEGAPSHLTVPSGSRLRLEYRPGEPPVLAVKLQEMFGLAETPRVAWGKVPVTLHLLSPARRPIQVTQDLRGFWERTYAEVKKELKGRYPKHPWPDDPWNAVPTRRLRPRSP, encoded by the coding sequence ATGTCACTCCCGATTGATGAAGTCATCCCCCCACTGCGGCAGCGTTTGTCCGCTCATTCTGCCGTGGTTTTACAGGCGCCTCCCGGCGCCGGCAAGACGACCCGCATTCCGCAGGCTCTGCTGCGAGAGCCGTGGCTGAGAGATCGGTCGATTCTGATGCTGGAGCCGCGCCGGCTGGCGGCACGGGCGGCGGCGGCGCGGATTGCGGCGCTGTTGGGAGAATCGGTCGGCGAGACGGTCGGCTATCGGATTCGCTTCGAAACAAAGGTTTCAAAGAAGACCCGGATCGAAGTGCTGACCGAGGGAATTCTGACCCGTCGCTTGCAGTCCGATCCGGCATTGGAAGGGGTCGGTCTCGTGATCTTCGATGAGTTTCATGAACGGCATCTCCATGGCGATCTCGCCCTCGCCCTCTGTCTCGACAGTCAACGGGTCTTGCGCGACGATTTAAAGCTCCTCGTCATGTCGGCGACGCTGGAGGGAGCCGCCGTGGCCTCCCTCCTCGGCGACGCACCGGTGATCACGAGTCAGGGGCGACAATTTCCGGTCGACATCCGTTACGCTTCCCGCGATCCTGAAGGCCGACTGCCGCAGGTCGTCCATCAAGCAGTCCTCCAGGCGCTCGACCGGGACCCAGGAGACCTCCTCGTCTTTCTTCCGGGGTCGTCCGAGATACGCCGGACGCAGGCGCTGCTCACGCCGCTGTTGAGTCCGCGCCGGATCGAACTCTTTCCATTGTATGGCGACCTGCCTTGGGAGGCACAAGATCGTGCCCTCCGACCGACGACGGGGGGGCGCAAGGTGGTGCTCGCGACGCCGATTGCGGAGACGAGTTTGACCATCGAGGGGGTCGGCGTGGTGATCGATGCCGGATTTGTCCGGGTTCCCGAATTTGATCCGGCCCGCGGATTGACCCGGCTGACGACCAAGCGGATTTCCCGCGCTTCGGCCGAACAGCGGGCGGGCCGCGCCGGACGGCTCGGTCCCGGCATCTGCTACCGGCTCTGGAGTGAGGCGACGCAGCGGGGGTTGATGGCCCAGCCGATTCCCGAAATCCGCACCGCTGATCTGACGCCGCTGGCGCTCGAGCTTGCGCAGTGGGGGGTGCGCGAGGCCGACACCCTCTCCTGGCTCGACCCCCCTCCGCAGGCGGCCCTCGCCCAAGCACGCCGCTTGCTGACGGAACTCGACGCGTTGGACGAAGCGGGATCGATCACCCCGTCGGGCCGGGCGATGGTCGCCTTCCCCTTGCATCCCCGTTTGGCGCACATGTTGTCCCGGGCCGAGGCGCGCGGATTCGGCCGTCTCGCCTGCGACCTTGCCGCGTTGTTGTCGGAGCGAGAGATCCTCGTTGGGGATCGGCGGCGCTCTTGCAATCTGATCGATCGGCTGGAGGCGCTGCGCGCCTTTCGGGAGGAGGGGAGAGCGGGAGCAGCGTCGCACGGCGCCGATCCGAGCGCCTGCCAGCGGGTCGAACAGGCGGCGCATCAGTATCAGCGGCTCCTGCGCGGCCAAAAAACGGACGCCGGACGGGATCTGGAGCAGGCCGGTCTCCTCCTCGCGTTCGCCTATCCCGACCGGGTCGCACAGCAGCGCGCTCCCGGAGAGGTTCGCTACCTTCTCGCTTCCGGCCGCGGCGCCCGCCTGCCGGAGCAGGAACAGCGGCTACGCCAGCCGACGCTGGTGGTGGCGAGTCTGGACGCAGGCGAAATAGAGGGGGCGATCTATTTGGCGGCCGCCGTTGAGATCGATCAATTACGGCAAGAGCTGGCCGCGCACGTTCGGACCGAAGCGGTCATCCGGTGGGACACGCGCCAGCAGCGGGTGATTGCGTTGAAGGAAGAACGGCTCGGTGAATTGGTCATCGACAGCGTGCCCCTTTCCACCCCCGATCGGGAGCGGCTTCGCGGTGCGATGCTGGAGGGGGTTCGGCAGTTGGGTGTCGCCGCGCTGCCTTGGGGCGATGAGGCGCGCGATTGGCAGGCGCGGGTTTTGTCGCTGCGTCACTGGTTTCCGGAGGAGGGTTGGCCCGATCTCTCCGATGTTGCGCTGGGGGAGACGTTGGAAGAATGGCTCGCCCCCTTTCTCGATCGGTTCACCCGCCGCGAGCAGCTGAAGCAGCTCGACCTGCTCGCCGCCTTAAAAGCCCGGCTCGACTGGAATCAAGGCCGGCGATTGGAAGAGGGTGCGCCAAGCCATCTGACGGTCCCCAGCGGATCGCGACTCCGGCTGGAATACCGGCCTGGAGAGCCGCCGGTGCTCGCCGTCAAACTGCAAGAGATGTTCGGGCTTGCCGAAACGCCCCGGGTCGCCTGGGGGAAGGTGCCGGTCACGCTCCATCTTCTCTCCCCGGCGCGTCGTCCCATCCAAGTGACCCAAGATCTGCGCGGCTTCTGGGAACGGACCTATGCTGAGGTCAAGAAAGAGTTAAAGGGACGCTATCCGAAACATCCGTGGCCCGATGACCCGTGGAATGCGGTGCCGACCCGACGCTTGAGGCCGCGCTCTCCTTAA
- a CDS encoding cold-shock protein, producing the protein MIKGTVKWFNGSKGYGFITREDGGADVFVHFSAIVGDGYKSLEEGNKVEFDVTQGQKGPQATNVRLIS; encoded by the coding sequence ATGATCAAAGGAACAGTAAAGTGGTTCAACGGCAGCAAAGGCTATGGATTTATTACCCGTGAGGATGGGGGAGCCGATGTGTTTGTTCACTTTTCGGCCATTGTCGGTGACGGCTACAAGTCCCTTGAAGAAGGCAACAAAGTCGAATTCGATGTCACGCAAGGGCAGAAAGGTCCTCAAGCCACCAATGTCAGATTAATTTCCTAA
- a CDS encoding multidrug efflux RND transporter permease subunit → MNLSRPFIQRPVATVLFAAALLLAGLSGYLRLPVAPLPRVDMPTISVSASLPGASPETMASAVATPLERRFGRIAGLTEMTSSSSLGTTNITLQFDLDRDVDSAARDVQAAINAAGGDLPANLPTRPNYRKVNPADAPILILSLTSDTLPLGQMFDAANTVLAQKISQVSGVGQVFVGGGQQPAVRVQIDPVALAGVGLGLEDVRAVLAQSTVNQPKGALNGAEQTHTIAANDQLLRADGYRPLILAYRDGAPVRLGDVAKVFDDVENNRLAAWTDGKRAVLVIIRRQPGANIIDVIDRIKGILPQLSESISPAIKIDVASDRSQTIRGSVQDVELTLLISIALVILVVFLFLRSGWATSIPSVAVPLSLIATFGAMYLCGYSLDNLSLMALTISTGFVVDDAIVVTENITRYIERGRPPMEAALIGAKQIGFTIVSISVSLLAVFIPILLMGGVVGRLFREFAVTLSIAITISAVLSLTLTPMMCSRLLRRRETEEHGRFYRVSERFFDGMLHLYDRGLRWVLNHHTLMLILTLGTLALTVYLYVIIPKGLFPQQDTGQLNGISDAPQDISFTAMRTRQEALNAVVMADPGVAHMVSNIGGGGGSSLNTGSMFIELKPLSERKATVEQIITRLRPKLAQVEGINLYLQAVQDVRIGGRLGRTQYQYTLQDADLDELKRWAPRVLEKMRGLPQLRDVATDQQTNALQLDVNIDRDTASRLGILPQAVDDTLYDALGQRQVATLFTQLNQYRVVLEVKPEFRQHPDALSHIYVKSQTGVPVPLGTFARFSPSATSLSINHQGQFPSVTLSFNMAPGVALGEGIDAIHRIEREMGLPASIHASFQGTAQAFSESLASQPILVLAALFAVYIVLGVLYESYIHPITILSTLPSAGVGALLALMFFNTEFSIIALIGILLLIGIVKKNAIMMIDFALEAEREQGLSTREAIYQACLLRFRPIMMTTMAAMLGGLPLALGHGIGAELRRPLGITIVGGLLLSQLLTLYTTPVIYLTLDRFSKHRRREGSFQTTGAAQEGLMRVSEPGGEKHS, encoded by the coding sequence ATGAATCTCTCCCGTCCCTTCATCCAAAGGCCGGTGGCCACGGTGTTGTTTGCCGCCGCGCTGCTGCTGGCCGGCCTCTCCGGTTACCTCCGGCTCCCGGTGGCGCCGCTCCCCCGCGTCGACATGCCGACGATCTCGGTTTCGGCGAGCCTTCCCGGCGCGAGCCCCGAGACGATGGCGTCCGCCGTGGCGACCCCGCTGGAGCGGCGCTTCGGGCGGATCGCCGGTCTGACCGAGATGACCTCGAGCAGCTCGCTCGGGACGACCAACATCACTTTACAATTTGATCTCGACCGCGATGTCGATTCCGCCGCGCGCGACGTCCAAGCCGCCATCAATGCCGCCGGCGGCGATCTGCCGGCGAACCTTCCGACCCGCCCGAACTATCGGAAGGTCAATCCCGCCGATGCGCCGATCCTGATTTTATCGCTCACCTCGGACACCCTGCCGCTCGGCCAGATGTTCGACGCGGCCAATACCGTTTTAGCCCAAAAGATATCGCAGGTCTCCGGCGTCGGACAGGTCTTCGTCGGGGGAGGACAGCAGCCGGCGGTGCGTGTGCAGATCGATCCGGTGGCGTTGGCCGGCGTCGGCCTCGGCTTGGAGGATGTTCGGGCGGTATTGGCCCAGTCGACGGTGAACCAGCCGAAGGGGGCGCTCAACGGCGCCGAGCAGACCCATACGATCGCCGCGAACGACCAATTGCTTCGCGCCGACGGTTACCGGCCGCTCATCTTGGCCTACCGCGACGGGGCGCCGGTCCGGCTCGGCGATGTGGCGAAGGTCTTCGATGACGTGGAGAACAATCGGCTCGCCGCCTGGACCGACGGGAAACGGGCGGTACTCGTGATCATCCGCCGCCAGCCGGGCGCGAACATCATCGACGTCATCGACCGGATCAAAGGGATCCTCCCCCAGCTGAGCGAGTCGATCTCGCCGGCGATCAAGATCGATGTGGCGAGCGACCGGAGCCAGACGATCCGCGGCTCCGTTCAAGATGTCGAGCTCACCCTCCTCATCTCGATCGCGCTGGTCATCCTGGTGGTCTTTCTCTTCTTGCGCAGCGGCTGGGCCACCTCCATTCCGAGCGTCGCGGTTCCCCTCTCTCTCATCGCGACCTTCGGCGCGATGTATCTCTGCGGCTACAGTCTCGATAACCTGTCGTTGATGGCGCTGACCATTTCGACCGGGTTCGTCGTTGACGATGCGATTGTCGTGACGGAGAACATCACCCGCTATATCGAGCGGGGCCGGCCCCCGATGGAGGCGGCGCTCATCGGCGCCAAACAGATCGGCTTCACCATCGTCTCGATCAGCGTGTCGCTGTTGGCGGTGTTTATCCCGATCCTCCTCATGGGCGGGGTGGTCGGACGGCTCTTCCGGGAATTTGCGGTCACCCTCAGCATCGCAATTACGATTTCCGCGGTTCTCTCCCTTACCCTGACCCCGATGATGTGCTCCCGTCTTTTACGCCGCCGCGAGACGGAGGAGCACGGCCGCTTTTATCGGGTGTCGGAGCGCTTCTTCGATGGGATGCTCCATCTCTACGACCGCGGGCTGCGCTGGGTCTTGAACCATCATACCTTGATGTTGATCCTCACCCTCGGAACATTGGCCTTGACCGTTTATCTCTATGTCATCATCCCGAAGGGGCTCTTTCCGCAGCAGGACACGGGACAATTGAACGGAATTTCCGACGCGCCGCAAGATATCTCCTTTACCGCCATGCGAACGCGTCAAGAGGCGCTCAACGCGGTGGTCATGGCCGACCCCGGCGTGGCGCACATGGTCTCAAACATCGGCGGCGGCGGGGGCTCGTCGCTGAATACCGGCTCGATGTTTATTGAGCTCAAGCCGCTGTCGGAACGAAAGGCGACTGTCGAGCAGATCATCACACGCCTTCGTCCGAAGCTGGCGCAGGTGGAAGGGATCAATCTCTACCTGCAAGCGGTGCAGGATGTCCGGATCGGTGGACGCTTGGGCCGGACCCAATATCAATATACGCTTCAGGACGCCGACCTCGACGAGTTGAAACGGTGGGCCCCCCGCGTGCTGGAGAAGATGCGCGGGCTGCCGCAGCTCAGAGACGTCGCAACCGACCAGCAGACCAATGCGCTCCAGCTCGATGTGAACATCGACCGCGACACCGCCTCCCGGCTTGGGATTCTGCCGCAGGCGGTGGATGATACCTTGTATGACGCGCTCGGCCAACGGCAGGTGGCGACGCTGTTCACCCAGCTCAATCAATACCGGGTGGTGTTGGAGGTCAAACCGGAGTTCCGGCAGCATCCCGATGCGCTCAGCCATATTTATGTGAAATCTCAAACGGGAGTGCCGGTGCCGCTCGGCACCTTCGCGCGCTTCTCGCCGTCGGCGACATCGCTCTCGATCAACCATCAAGGACAGTTCCCCTCGGTCACCCTGTCGTTCAACATGGCCCCCGGCGTCGCCCTCGGAGAGGGGATCGATGCGATTCATCGGATCGAGCGGGAGATGGGCCTTCCCGCCAGCATTCATGCCTCCTTTCAAGGGACGGCGCAGGCCTTCAGTGAGTCGCTGGCGAGCCAGCCGATCCTGGTCCTGGCGGCGCTCTTTGCGGTATATATCGTCTTGGGAGTCCTTTATGAAAGCTACATCCACCCGATCACCATCTTGTCGACGCTGCCGTCGGCCGGCGTCGGCGCGCTGTTGGCCCTGATGTTTTTTAATACCGAGTTCAGTATTATCGCTCTGATCGGAATTCTTCTTTTAATCGGGATCGTGAAGAAAAATGCGATCATGATGATCGACTTTGCCCTGGAGGCGGAACGGGAGCAGGGGCTCAGCACCCGAGAAGCGATTTATCAGGCCTGTCTCTTGCGCTTTCGCCCAATCATGATGACGACGATGGCGGCGATGCTCGGCGGGTTGCCGCTGGCGCTCGGCCACGGCATCGGCGCGGAGCTGCGGCGGCCGCTCGGAATCACGATCGTCGGCGGACTGCTCCTCTCTCAGCTTCTCACGCTTTACACGACCCCGGTCATCTATCTGACGCTCGATCGCTTTTCCAAACACCGTCGCCGGGAGGGATCTTTCCAAACGACCGGGGCGGCGCAGGAAGGGCTCATGCGGGTCAGCGAGCCCGGCGGCGAGAAACATTCATAG
- a CDS encoding TolC family protein: MPKRDAIIRFTITLLLLSTPAWGETSPPRTLSLGEALQTARTNQPQLRQARAGTEAARARADEARAPLLPQVSANANYQRATANRVIRPGATTFSTINPLSRFDTFDFYSFGLGASQLVYDFGQTTGRWKAAKAIAQAQAETERATLLEIDLNLRIAYFNARAAKELLQVAQETLANQERHFVQVQGFVQVGTQPEIDLAQARTNLANARVQLINAQNGYETGKAQLNQAMGIEGPTNYDVVDETLPPLENENSPIDPLLEEALKARPEFAAFANQVRAQELTMRSIKGAYWPTLSVSTDLTKAGTGLGDLAWNWDANVLLSWPLFQGGLTRAQSREARANLTNLNAQVDTFRQEVRLVVDQARLAVLAAQAAIGAAGEAVLNAKEQLRLAEKRYETGVGNIIELSDAQLALTNAEAQKVQADYNLASARARLLQALGRTS, encoded by the coding sequence ATGCCGAAAAGAGACGCCATCATCCGATTTACCATCACGCTTCTGCTCCTCTCAACGCCGGCGTGGGGGGAGACCTCTCCCCCCCGAACCCTTTCCCTGGGAGAGGCGCTTCAGACTGCCCGGACAAACCAACCTCAACTCCGCCAAGCCCGCGCCGGTACGGAAGCGGCCCGCGCCCGCGCCGATGAGGCGCGCGCGCCCCTCTTGCCGCAGGTAAGTGCAAACGCCAACTATCAACGGGCCACGGCCAATCGGGTCATTCGTCCCGGCGCGACGACCTTCTCCACGATCAACCCCTTGTCCCGGTTCGACACCTTTGACTTTTACAGCTTCGGCCTTGGCGCGAGCCAGCTCGTCTATGACTTTGGTCAAACGACGGGGCGATGGAAGGCCGCCAAGGCGATTGCGCAAGCGCAGGCCGAGACCGAGCGGGCTACCCTTCTTGAGATCGACCTCAACCTCCGGATCGCCTACTTTAATGCGCGCGCCGCGAAAGAGTTGCTTCAGGTCGCGCAGGAGACGCTGGCGAACCAGGAGCGGCACTTTGTTCAGGTCCAAGGATTTGTCCAGGTCGGCACCCAACCGGAAATCGATCTGGCACAGGCCCGGACCAACCTGGCGAATGCCCGTGTGCAGCTGATCAACGCTCAGAACGGGTATGAGACCGGCAAGGCCCAGTTGAATCAGGCAATGGGAATCGAAGGTCCGACGAATTATGACGTCGTCGATGAGACCCTTCCTCCGCTCGAGAATGAGAACAGTCCGATTGACCCGCTGCTGGAGGAGGCGCTGAAAGCCCGGCCGGAATTCGCCGCCTTCGCAAACCAGGTCCGCGCGCAGGAGTTGACGATGCGATCGATTAAGGGGGCCTATTGGCCGACCCTGAGCGTGTCGACCGACCTGACCAAGGCGGGAACCGGACTCGGAGATCTCGCGTGGAATTGGGATGCCAATGTCCTTCTCTCCTGGCCGTTGTTCCAAGGGGGATTGACCCGGGCACAAAGCAGAGAGGCCCGCGCCAATCTGACCAATCTCAACGCCCAGGTCGATACATTTCGGCAGGAGGTGCGCCTCGTCGTCGACCAAGCGCGCCTGGCGGTCCTGGCCGCTCAGGCGGCCATCGGGGCGGCGGGCGAAGCGGTGCTCAACGCGAAAGAGCAGCTCCGGCTGGCGGAGAAGCGGTACGAAACGGGGGTCGGCAATATTATCGAGCTGTCGGATGCGCAGCTTGCCTTGACCAACGCCGAGGCGCAGAAGGTGCAGGCCGACTACAATCTCGCCTCCGCGCGGGCGCGTCTGCTGCAGGCGCTCGGACGGACTTCATAA